cATTTCATAATTTAGTATCATATATTCTCCCAGTTGTTTACTTTGAAACCTATTATGTGGCTTATgcgtttttttttcaatttgatgTTTTCATACCTGTTTTGGATTGTCTCATGTGTTTGTTTTACTTTAATTGtttttctttgatgcaagggaAAATCTTCAATCATTTATGTTGTTTGGTGTTTCTAATTTGTATAATTAGCTGTTTGTAACGTCTTATAGCTTATCAATTTTTTGTTTTCGATCTAATTGAAGTTGAAGTTCCAATCCAAGTGCCTGGAGACATGTGCGAAGAGGGGACTGAAATGGGGAACGAAGGAAGACATGAAAGTGAAGGTGGTACTCTTGGTGCCGAAGAAGATAACGATGAATTTGTGGATGATGACTATGACATCCCATACGGGGATGACGACTACAACGAAGTGGTACAAGAAATagcgaagaagaagaatgataGAGATGGGGTAGGAATTACAACCACATCAATTGGAAGGCCATACAAAGTAGATAAAAGTAAAGGGAAGAGGCCTATAATTTTTGATGATGTTTCTGATGGAGATACAGATTATGCACAATCTGATGAGTTGCACACTGGATCAGATTCAGATGAAGAACAGAGGCCTAAGTTCAGCGAGTTCAACATACAACGAGATTGTTATGATCCGGCATTTGAATTGGGTATGCTGTTTGGGAACTTTAAGGAATTCAAGACTGCTGTTAGGAATTGGTCAATAAAAAATAGATTTCAACTTCTGTTTAAAACCAATGATAGTGAAAGATGCATACCCACTTGTCGCAATGACACTAATGAACAaacatgcaagttcagaatcTATGCTTCTAAGGTGAATAGAAAAGATCCTAATGATCATACGGTGCAAATTAGAGCATTAAACTTGAAGCACACATGCAGTAAAGTGTTCAAAAATAGGTTTGCAAATGCAGAATGGTTGGCAAATAAATATTATGACCAATTCAAAAATGACATCGATTGGTCACTCAATGGAATTATCGTTGCTGTTCAAAGAGATACAACGTACACGATCACTAGACAAATTGCTTACCGGGTAAAGGAATTTGCGAAGAAGTGGATTCGAGGTGAAGAGAAGGAACAATACTCGAAGCTTCTTAACTATCAATGAGATATTGAACAGACTAATCCAGGATCAACCGTTCAGGTTCGAAGAGATATGGGGGTTGTTAGTCGATTTTATATGTGTTTGAATCCATTAAAGGAAGGGTTCAAAAAATCTGGAAGACCACTGGTATGTATTGATGGGTGTTTCCTTAAAGGAACTTATGGAGGTCAACTATTGTCTGTTGTGACCATTGATCCTAATGACTGCATCTACCCAATTGCTTAGGCTGTGGTAACGACTGAGAGTACTGACACTTGGACTTGGTTCCTAGATTTGCTTGAACAAGACTTGAATTTGTTCAATGACTCTAGAATAACATTCATGAGTGATGGCCAGAAGGTAATAGTTATATTATGTCATATGTTCAATTTCTATTACGTTTCTTGCCATAAGTGTTATTTCCATATGTGTTACTCcatctgtttcatattacatgtcgttTTAGAGAGTTgcatagaaattaaggatattagagGAAAAACATTATTGCCTtctatttattgattccactatttatttatcctataataaGTACATTAtgctaattaattttttataaactcACGTTTTATAGCAGGAAAAAAGATGACTGAACGcgtactgatcatataaaatgacatgtaatatgaaacaaaaaatagtctctaaaaagacatgtaatatgaaacggaggtagtATAATATAATGATGTCATTGGTATTGTAGGGGTTAATACGGGCTGTTCATGATTTATTTCCCGAAGCCGAGCATCGTCACTGTGTACGCCACATATACACTAACTTTAGGGAGCGTTTCAGAGGGAAGATACTTAAAGACTTATTATGGAACTGCGCAAGGGCAAGTTATGTTCAAAAGTTTAATAGAGCCCTTGAAGCTCTGAAAGCTAAAAACATAGAGGCATATGAGTGGTTGTTGCATCCTGATAGACCAACTTACAGTTGGACTAGAGCCTATTTTAGGACACACACACACTGTGATATGTTGTTAAATAATCTATGTGAGTGTTTCAATAAGTATATTTTGGATGCTCGTGGACTGCCTATAATCAGTTTGAATGAAGCGGTGAAAGTAAAGATCATGCGAAGGGTGAAGAGGAAAAAGGATCAGATGGAGAAATACAAAGGCAAAATATGTCCGAAGGTGCAAGTGAAACTTAACAAGTTAATTGACATTGCTGCATACCATCAGCCAGAATTTTCAAGTGGACCGCAAGTTTCGGTCACTGCTCCTGGTGGACCTTATATTGTTAACCTCGAAGAAAAGACATGCACGTGTAGAAGGTGGCAATTGACTGGTTTGCCTTGTAGTCATGCAATATGTAGTATAAGACACAACAATCAAAGAGTGGAAGATTTTGTGTCTGAGTGCTACCATGTGTCTACATTTATGGAGATGTACAGTAACTACATTAACCTGACAAACAGTGAAGAATTGGGGCCTGAAGTTGAAAATCCAGGGTGGTT
The DNA window shown above is from Euphorbia lathyris chromosome 1, ddEupLath1.1, whole genome shotgun sequence and carries:
- the LOC136208218 gene encoding uncharacterized protein isoform X1 translates to MSDGQKGLIRAVHDLFPEAEHRHCVRHIYTNFRERFRGKILKDLLWNCARASYVQKFNRALEALKAKNIEAYEWLLHPDRPTYSWTRAYFRTHTHCDMLLNNLCECFNKYILDARGLPIISLNEAVKVKIMRRVKRKKDQMEKYKGKICPKVQVKLNKLIDIAAYHQPEFSSGPQVSVTAPGGPYIVNLEEKTCTCRRWQLTGLPCSHAICSIRHNNQRVEDFVSECYHVSTFMEMYSNYINLTNSEELGPEVENPGWLFPPPEIKRKRGRKKTARRKDPEEIEKAKESRRNANNQAREDDIVDVGISNKLSKRGLIKMRCSMCGKEGHNKRHHAAGGKKTIGQNSETTYSSNVGRNTETNVGRNTETTQRTNAPNISENRTQPSIDHGCSTQGIDVSKIHSQVDTGIAFESTQESHNFILCDPTLKKYVRSPQPHPIQIIRASPIHGLHSRPKKLFKGTKEIASRYMEQKRN